The DNA region CATCGTGAGCGCCGATCCGAAGCGGCTGCGAGATGTGGTGGAGGGCCAGCTGGTTCGCTCCGAGGTGGTGGTGATCGCGGGCGCGGTCGGCGGCTGGGCCTCCGAGCAGGTGCGTGAGGCCCTGGAGGGCCTGGGCGAGCTGGAGATCACCCGGGTGGCGATGCATCCGGGTTCGGTGCAGGGTTTCGGCCTGCTGGGTCGCGACGAGGTGCCGACCTTCCTGCTGCCCTCGAATCCGGTTGGCGCGCTGGTGGTCTTCGAGGTCATGGTGAGGCCGTTGATCCGGATCGCGCTGGGCCGCCGCCATCCCATGCGGCGGATGGTGCGGGCGCGCACGATCCTGCCGATCGCTTCGATTCCGGGCCGCCGCGGCTATCTGCGCGCGCAGCTCATGCGTGACGAGCAGACCGGTGACTATCTGGTGCAGCCGTTGGGCGGCCCGAACGGCGCGTCCTCGCACCTGCTGGCGACCATGGCGGAGGCCAACAGCCTCATCGTCGTCGATCCCGACGTCACCGAGGTGCGTACCGGTGACGAGGTGCAGGTTGCGTTCCTTTCGCAGCGTGGGTGAGGCCCGACATGTGCGGTCAGGGCACGAAGGAGGCAGCTTGCGTAACCACGCAGGGCCCCCGGACATGGCGAGTGGGTACAGCGTGAATGTCTTCCGTACGGCTCAGCATCCGGGCTGGCCTGCGCATCTGGGGCCGGTCCGGGTCGCCGCGGGCACGGTCACGTTGCGGCCGATCCGGTTGCGTGACGCCTCGGCGTGGGGCCGGATCCGGGTCCGGGACAAGGACTATCTGGAGAAGTGGGAGCCGACCGGGCGCGGACCGTGGGAGGCGCGCAACCATTCGAGCAATTGGCCCGCGCTGTGGTCGGCGTTGAAGGCCGAGGCTCGGCGTGGCGCGATGATTCCGTTCGTCATCGAGGTGGACGGCGTGTTCAGCGGGCAGTTGACGGTGGGCAATATCGTGCGGGGCGCACTGCGTTCGGCGTGGATCGGTTACTGGGTGTCGAGCGAGCTGGCCGGGCAGGGGGTGGCCACCGCGGCGCTGGCGCTGGGTCTGGATCACTGCTTCGGTGAGGTCGGGCTGCATCGGGTGGAGGCCACGGTGCGTCCGGAAAACCTTGCCAGTCAGGCGGTTCTGCGCAATGTCGGGTTCCGTGAGGAGGGCATGCTGCAGCGCTACCTGGACGTGGACGGTGCGTGGCGGGATCATCTGCTGGTCGGGATGACCGTGGAAGAGGTCTCGGGGACCGTGGTGGACAGGCTGATTCGCGCGGGGCGCGCCACCAAAGCCTGATAACTCGCTGAGCGCGGCGTGTAGAAGTTTTCGCGACCGAAACCGTGTGACTAGTGTTGCGTGTGTGGTCGGCGCGCCTGAGGGGAATGCCTGGGGTGTGGAATTAACCTACGCACGTCGGTGGTGCGTCTGTTTTCCGATCAGAAGGGACAGACAACAGGGCGGGACGGAGGTGTAAGGGCCAATGCCGAATTCGATCTTGTGGATCGGCTTGGTGGTGCTCTGGGTTTTCGTGCTCTTCCCGATGCTGGCCAATCGCCATCCCCGCATCCGGCAGCACACCGACGCCGCCCTCTCGACACGAGTGTTGCATCGCGGTGGTGCCAAGCGAAGCACCAGGAAAGGTCCGGCGACCGGACATGACACCGACCCGGACTACGTGCCGGTTCGCAGAAAGCTTCACCCGAGCGAGGATCCGGAGGATCGGATGACCAGATCGGACGACAGCCCCGCTGCACCGGACGTGAAGGAAGTCGGCACCGAGGACCGGGCAACCATCGCCGA from Nocardia tengchongensis includes:
- a CDS encoding GNAT family N-acetyltransferase — encoded protein: MASGYSVNVFRTAQHPGWPAHLGPVRVAAGTVTLRPIRLRDASAWGRIRVRDKDYLEKWEPTGRGPWEARNHSSNWPALWSALKAEARRGAMIPFVIEVDGVFSGQLTVGNIVRGALRSAWIGYWVSSELAGQGVATAALALGLDHCFGEVGLHRVEATVRPENLASQAVLRNVGFREEGMLQRYLDVDGAWRDHLLVGMTVEEVSGTVVDRLIRAGRATKA